The following coding sequences are from one Lysinibacillus sp. FSL W8-0992 window:
- a CDS encoding helix-turn-helix domain-containing protein produces MLGKKLKNLRGKRTQEEIAKAVGLSRARYAHYENDIREPDLETLERFADFFDVSIDYLLGRTEKQNLTHQEPEDADFQAFANNPELQKFYKELPYSKEEAVKRLRDIWEILKHES; encoded by the coding sequence AAAAATTTAAGAGGTAAACGAACTCAAGAAGAAATCGCAAAAGCGGTAGGACTATCACGAGCTCGTTATGCCCATTATGAAAATGATATACGTGAACCTGATTTAGAAACCTTAGAAAGATTTGCTGATTTTTTTGATGTTTCAATTGATTACCTTCTTGGACGTACAGAAAAACAAAATCTTACTCATCAAGAACCTGAAGATGCAGACTTTCAAGCATTTGCTAACAATCCAGAACTACAGAAGTTTTACAAAGAACTTCCTTATTCAAAAGAAGAGGCAGTTAAAAGATTACGTGATATTTGGGAAATTTTAAAACATGAAAGTTAA